The proteins below come from a single Fodinicola acaciae genomic window:
- a CDS encoding Maf family protein, translating to MTARLILASASPARLATLRSAGFAPDVLVSGVDEDAVAATLTEPTPAQLCLALARAKAEAVASTVDNGLVVGCDSMLELAGRAYGKPGTAEVAKARWSIMAGGTGLLHTGHCVIDASTGKSSAETATTTVRFGTPTEAELDAYVGSGEPLAVAGAFTIDGLGGTFIDGIDGDPHNVVGISLPLLRKLFAEVGVRITDLWRLA from the coding sequence GTGACTGCTCGCCTGATCCTCGCGTCCGCGTCGCCGGCCCGGCTGGCCACCCTCCGCAGCGCCGGCTTCGCGCCGGACGTGCTGGTCTCCGGGGTCGACGAGGACGCGGTGGCCGCCACGCTCACCGAGCCGACGCCGGCGCAGCTCTGCCTCGCGTTGGCGCGCGCCAAAGCCGAGGCCGTCGCGTCCACTGTGGACAATGGCCTGGTGGTCGGCTGCGACTCGATGCTGGAACTGGCCGGCCGGGCGTACGGCAAGCCGGGGACCGCCGAGGTGGCCAAGGCGCGCTGGTCGATCATGGCCGGCGGCACCGGCCTGCTGCACACCGGTCACTGCGTGATCGACGCGTCGACCGGCAAGTCCAGCGCCGAGACCGCGACGACGACCGTACGGTTCGGCACACCGACCGAGGCCGAGCTGGACGCCTACGTCGGCTCCGGCGAGCCGCTCGCGGTGGCAGGGGCGTTCACCATCGACGGCCTCGGCGGCACGTTCATCGACGGGATAGACGGCGACCCGCACAACGTCGTGGGCATTTCGCTGCCATTGTTGCGCAAGCTGTTCGCCGAGGTCGGCGTACGCATCACCGATCTGTGGCGGTTGGCCTAG